The genomic segment GCGCTCGTCGACGCAGACAAGAACCTCGCGGCCGTGCAGCGGATGCCACCGATAGTGGACGACCCGCACCTCGGTACGACGCGCATTGTGACGTGTTTGTGCTCCAAAACCGACGGAAGCACTGCGTGCAGCGCGGCAAGTGGGTGCCCAGGCGTGAACTCGATCCGTGCTCCTCGGCGCGCTATCTCGCGGGCGGCTGGAAGAACCTCGCGCCGGTTCCGCCCTCGGGGGAGCCTACGGTCGGCGAGCCACGAACCTGGCTCCTGCAAACGGGCTGGAAGCTCCGAGGGAAGCTGCGTACCGACGAAGTCCCGGGACGCTGAGCTTCGAGAGGACGGCGGCCGCCGAGCCCCTGGGCCGCCCGGAGCTCTGGGGTTACACCTCCCCGACCCTTTCCTGCGCCCCAGACGCGCGCGTGTGCCCACCGCCGCACCGATCTTCCTCCGCCTCGTCAGCCATTCTCCCCGACGCACCGCTCTCTCCGCTCACGGTCGCGTGCGCTCGCTGACGCTCCGCCGCGCGGCCCACCTTGCGACCGCCTCCGGCAAAGTGGGCCGCCTCAAGGCGCATGACCGCTCATCGTGGATCACACCCAGCCCCGACCACTGCCGCGCCCGGAACGTGCGTCGGACCCTGCTTCAACTTGAGACGCCGCGCCCCGTTCGGTAGCCTGGGCCCCCCGCCTGCCCCAAGGAGCTGCCATGCGACCCGCCACGCGCCTCGTTCTGACCCTCGCCCTCCTCGGGGCCTCCCTCGGGGCCCCGTACGCCGCTCTCGCGCAGGGCGCAACCTCGCCGCCGGTCAACCCGGGCCTCGGCCCAAGGCCCGCCGAGCTGGACGCGAGCACCCCCCGCGCCGCCCTCGGCAGCTTCCAGCGCCTGACCCAGGCGGGAGACTTCGCCCGCGCCGCGCACCTGCTCGATCTGCGCGGCGTCCCTGCGCCGCAGCAAGCCACCGAGGGACCACGGCTCGCCCGACGGCTGGCGCTGCTCCTGCACCGCGTGCGCGGCTGGAACGCGGGTCAGCTCGGCGTTCAGGCCGGCGGACGCGCCGACCCCGGCTCCCGCGCCGACGACGCGCTCGTCGTGCAGCGTCGCGTGAACGAGCACCGCGTGGAGATCCGCCTGGCTCGCGTGCCCCTGCCGGGGCAGGCCGCGCTCTGGCTCTTCAGCGCACCCACCCTCGCCGAGGTGGACGGCCTCTACGAAGCCGTAGGCTACGGGTGGGCCGGCGACCGCCTGCCACCCACCTTCTTCACGCTCGAGCTCTGGAGCGTCCAGCTCTGGCAGTGGATCGGCCTGCTCCTCGCGTTCTTCGCCGCGCTCCTCCTCGGCTGGCTCATCGGCACCATCGCCGAGAAGCTCCTCGTCCGCATCGTCCGACTCACGCGCTGGACCTGGGACGACCTCGTCCCCGGCGCGATCCGCGACCCGCTGCGCCTCGCCAGCTTCGCCCTGGGATTCGTCATCGCGACGGGGCTCCTCTCGCTCGCGGACACACCGCAGGCCGTCGTGCTACGCCTCGGCAAGGTGCTCGCGATCGTCGCCGTGGGCTGGCTCATGGTGCGCGCCCTCGACGTGGCCACCGAGGTCCTCCACCGCTTCTTCCTCGAGCGGAGCGACGCCACCGGGGGCGCGATGGTCCCCGTCGCGCGCCGCGTGGTGAAGCCCCTGCTCGTGGTGCTCGTGGCCGCGATGGCGCTCCAGAACGCCGGGCTCAACGTCGCGGGGCTCCTCGCCGGCCTCGGGATCGGAGGCCTCGCGCTGGCCATGGCCAGCAAGACCACCGTCGAGAACATGCTGGCGGGGATCCTGATCGCGGTGGACCGCCCCTTCAAGGTGAACGACTTCATCAAGGCCGGCGAGGTGAGCGGCACCGTCGAGGAGATCGGCCTGCGCTCGACGCGCGTGCGCACCCTCGAGCGAACGCTGGTGACCGTCCCGAACGCGCAGATGTCCGACGCTCGAGTGGAGAACTTCACCGCCCGCGACCGCATCCGGCTCTACCTCACGCTGAACCTGGAATACGAGACGACCGGCGACCAGCTCCGGCTGATCATCGACGAGCTCAAGCGCACCCTCACCGCCCACCCCGACGTCTTCCAGGACATGATCCGCGTACGGCTCCTCGGCTACGCGAGCTCCTCGGTGGATGTGGAGGTCTTCTGCTACGTCCTCACCACCGAGGTCTACCGCTTCACCGCCATCAAGGAAGAGCTCCTCTTCTCCTTCGGGCAGACGGTGCGGCAGGCGGGCGCGGCCATGGCCTTCCCCGCGCAGCGTGTCTACGAGACGAAGGTGGCCCCGTCGGAGGCCGGCCACGGAGCCGAGGCCAGCCGCGTCGTCGCCGAGCGCCGGCAGGCGAACACGCTCTGCCTGCCCGAGGTTCCGGAGGCCGTGCGCGACGAATTGCGCCGCCCCCTGCGCGAACGCGACGAGACCGAGACCGGAGGCCAGGGGATCTGATCGCCCCGCTCGCGGGACGCTCGCTTCACCCTCGGCGACCGAGGCGCACGAAGATCGGGAAGACGATCGCGCGCGGCTGCTCGGCCTCCCCCCAGAGCGGAGCGAGCGTGGCGGCGAGCGCGAGCAAGGGATCCTCTCCCCGGGCCGCGCGGTAGCGCTGCAGCGCCGACCACGTTTCCACGTAGGCGAGCAGCTCCTGCAGGCGCCAGCGCACCGAGAGCGCGAGCTCGGGGGTCTCCTCCTCCGCGAACGGGAAGGGGAGCGTGCGGTAGCCCGCCTCGACGTGACGGCGCTCGGGCGGCCAGTACGGCCCCACGACCTCGTCGTAGAACGCGTCGAGCGCGGCGCCGAGCGCCCCCTCCACCTGGCAGCGGGCGTAGCACCACGCCGCGAGGCATCCCGACGGCCGCAGCACGCGGCGCACCTCGGCGTAGAAGGCGTCGAGCTCGAACCAGTGCAGCGCCTGCGCCACCGTGACGAGGTCCACCTGCGCGTCGGCGAGCCCGCTCGCCTCGGCCGGCGCGACACGGTAGGTGACCCTCGCGTGCGGCTCGGCACGCGCGAGCTGCTCGGCGCTCGCGTCGGTGGCCCAGACGCGATCGAAGTGCGCCGCGAGGCCCACGGCCGCCTGTCCGTTCCCGGTCCCCACGTCCCAGGCCAGCGCGTGCGACGCGACGCGCGCGGCGAGCTCCGCGAAGAGCTCCGCCGGGTAGCGCGGACGCGCGGCGGCGTAGGCCCCCGCGTGCCCCGAGAAGTGGTCCTTGAAGGTCACGGGCTTCGCCCTCCCTCTGACGCTACCTCACCAGGCAACGATTCTATGCGACAATGCCGCGCCATGCTCGAGCCATCGGTCGCCGCCGACCCGCCCAGGACACTCTACGAGAAGCTGTGGCAGCAGCACCTCGTCGTCCGCGAGGGTGACGACCCGGCCATCCTCTACGTCGACCTGCACCTCCTGAACGACGTCACCTCCCAGGCTGCCTTCACCGGCCTGCGCACGCGCGGCGTGGGGGTCCGCCGGCCGGCACGCACACTCGCCAGCATGGATCACCTGGTGCTGACCGCCACCGATGCTCCCCCCACCGACGAGCTCGCCGCACGCCAGCTCGACCAGCTCGCGCGCGACTGCCGCGACTTCGGCGTGGCCCTCCACGCCCCCGGCAGCGGGAAGCAAGGGGTCCTCGCGGTACTGGCCCCGGAGCTCGGGCTCATCCACCCGGGCATGTCCGTCGCGTCGGGCGAGGCCCAGATCGTCGCGTGCGGGGCCTTCGGCGCGCTCCCCCTCCCGCTCCTCGGCTCCGAGGTGGAGCTCGTCCTCGCCACGCAGTGCCTCGTGCAGAGGGCCGCCGCCAGCGCGCGGATCACCATCTCGGGCAGCCTCGGCCCCTGCGTCACCCCCAAGGACCTCGGCCTCTTTCTCGCGGCCGAGCTGGGGGTGGGCGCTCTGGAGGGACAGGTGGTGGAGTACGCCGGTCCCACCGTCCGCGGCCTGGACATGGAGGGGCGCATGACCCTCTGCAACCTGAGCCTCGCCTCCGGGGCGCGCGCCGCCCTGATCGCCCCCGACGAGACGACGCTGGCCTACCTCGTGGGACGCTGCCACGCGCCGAAGGATCGCCAGTGGGAGCGCCTCCAGCGCCTGATCGCCACCCTGCGCAGCGACGAAGGAGCTTTCTTCCGGAACGACCTCAGCGTCGACGTCTCGGCCGTCCCGCCCATGCTGAGCTACGGCATCGAGCCGAGTCAGAGTCTGCCCGTTACGGGCCGCATCCCGCACCCCGAGACGCTCGCCGACGAGGACGCGCGCCAGCGGCTGGTTCGCGCGCTCGGCTACATGGGGCTCGAAGCGGGGCAGGCGCTGCAAGGGATCGCCGTGGACGTGGTCTACCTCGGGAGCTGCAGCAACGGACGCCTCTCCGACCTCCGGCTCGCGGCCCAGGCTCTCTCCGGACGGCGGGTCGACCCGCGAGTCCGCCTCGTCGTCGCGCCGGGCGCCGAACCCGTCGCCGCGCAGGCCGAGGCCGAGGGTCTCGACCGCATTTTTCGCGCCGCGGGTGCCGAGTGGCGACGGCCCGGCTGCGGTCTCTGCATGGCGGCGGCCCACGAGGCGATCCCCGACGGGCAGGTCTGCCTCGCCACCACGGCCGGGAACTACCAGGGACGGCAAGGCCCGGGAGCCCGCACGCTGCTCGCCTCTCCGCTCACCGCCATCGCCACGGCGGTGACCGGAGCGGTCGTGGACCCGCGCCAGGTGCTCTCGTGCTGATCGTCGAACGCTTCACCTCGCGCGTGATCGCACTGCCGCGCAACGACGTCACCACCGACGAGCTCCTGCCGCCGCGCTTCCTCACCTGCCCGGACAAGGCCGGCCTCGGCCAGCACCTCTTCGCCGAGCTGCGCCTGCTGCCCGACGGCACCCCCGACCCCTCGTTTCCGCTCAACCAGGCGCGCCCGGGGAAGAAGCCGCGCGTCCTCATGGCGGGAAGCCGCTTCGGCTGCGGCACCCCCCGCGACCAGGCCGCCGGCGCGCTCGTGGGTGCCGGCTTCCGGGCCGTCGTCGCGCGCTCCTTCGCGGAGGCCTTCGCCATCTCGGCGCTCAAGAGCAGCCTCATCCCCATCGCGCTCTCGGCGCCGGACCACGCGGCCCTCGTGCAGGAGCTCGCGGCGCACCCGGACCTCTGGCTGGCCATCGACCTGCCGGCGCAGGCCGTCCAGTGGCCCGGTGGCCGGCCCCTGCGCTTCGCGATCGATCACTACGCCAAGATGTGCCTCATCTCGGGCAACGACGATTTGGCCTTCGTGCTGAAGCACGCCCGCGCCGTGCACGAGTTCGAGGCCCGACGACAGGAGGATTTCCATGAGTGAGCTCGTCACCGCCCACCTCGAGGAGGGGCTCGGCATCGTCACGCTCCGTCGCGCCGAGAAGCGCAACGCCATCAACGACGTCGTCCTCGAGCAGCTCCGCGGCGGCTTGCTGCGCCTCGAGGCCGACCCGGCGGCGCGCGTGATCCTGCTGCGCGCCGAGGGACCGTGTTTCTCGGGGGGCATCGACTTCGGCTGGCTCGCGGGCGCGGCCCAGCCGGGAGCCGACGCGGAGGGAGTCCGCCTGCGTCAGCTCGTGCGCTCGATCCAGGGCACGCTGGGCCTGCTCGAGACGATCGAGAAGCCCTCCATCGCGCTCATCCATGGTTATTGCGCGGGGCTCGGTCTCGAGCTGGTCCTGCCCTGCGACTTCCGCATCGCCACCGAGGACGCGCTCCTCGGGGTCCCCGAGATCTACCTCGGTCTCGTCCCCGATTGCGGCGGCACGACGCGCCTCGTCCGGCTCGTGGGTGCGGCCCGCGCGAAGCAGCTCATCCTCCTCGGGGACACGGTGACCGCCGCCGAGGCCGAGCGCATGAACCTCGTCCACGAGGTCGTCGCGCCGGCCGACCTCGAGGCCGCGGGGCGCCGGCTCGCAGCACGCCTGCTGGCCCGGCCGGCCGCAGCGCTCGGGCTCGCGAAGCGCTTGATCGACGTGGGACAGGACCTGGACCGCGGCACGCACCAGGCGCTCGAAGGGCTCGTGCAGAGCGTGCTCGTGACCTCGCCGAATCTGCCCGGACACCTCGCACAGGGGATGGCCGCGCTGCGCCGACCGGTCAAAGGGGCGGAGTGATCTCCAGCCAGACCACGTCCGGACCGAGCGGCACCTTCACCGACGCCGGAGTCCCGCCCGCGGCCAGCGCACGCCCTTCGAGGTCGTAGAGCGTCGGCTGGCCCGGAAGCAGACGGAGCGTGACGCTCCCCGCCGCGCCCTTCCAGCGCCAGAAGGCCAGTAGGAGCCGGTTCCCGTCGCGGAAGGCCACGGCGCGGTCGTCGGCGCCGAGGAGGAGCGCCTCGGTCACCTCGCCGACGAACCGGTAACTCCCGAAGCGCGTGAGCAGCGTGCGCAGCGCCCGCGCCGACGGCTTCTCGGCGCCGTTCGGCCGGAAGAGGCCGAACGCGGCCTCCTGATTGATCTCCGGCTCCACGGGGAAGTCGAGGAGCGTGTAGAGGTAAGCGCGGTGCACCCCCGACACGAGCCCGATGAGCACGGAACGCACGAGGTAGCGCGCCTGGTCCTGCTCGCTCACGCCGCGGATCGTCTCCACGAGCTTCCGGAACTGCGGCTCGCCGAGAAAGCCGCGCGCGAGCTTCACCAGCGAGAGCTCGAGGCCAAAGATGCGGGCCACCTCCTCGTCGGTCTCGGGAACCTTGGGGTTGGTGGGCCAGCCGTTCTCGGTGATCCAGAGCGGGATGGCGCGGCTCTGGCTCTTCACGCGCTCGGCGATCTGCCGCGTCTGCGTGGCCAGGCTTCCCTGCGGCTTCTCGGGCCAGGCCGCCGTCTCGAACTCCGGCGGGTCCTTCGGGTACTGGTACGGATGGTAGGCCACGGCGTCGAGCGCCTCGTTGAGCTCGGGGACGGCCCGGTAGAGCTCGCCCAGGTAGCCCGGCCCCGGCGGGTAGAGCTCGAGCTTCGGATAGGGCTGCGGCATCGACAGCCCGCCGAGGAGAAAGAGGCACGAGGGACACGCGGCCCGTCCGGCGCGCGCCGCCGCCAGGGTCTGGCGCGCGTAGGCCGCCGCGTCGGCCTTGGGGCGCCAGAAGCGGAAGCCGATGTTCTCCTCGTTCCAGAGCTCATAGGCCGGGACGCGACCCGCGTACCGCTTCGCGATCGTCGCCACGTAGCGCGCGTAGTGCGCCGGATCGACCGGCGGGAAGTAGACCTCGGGGGGTGCGTCGAGCGGGAGCTGCGTGCCGGGCTCGCTCCCCGAGGCCGACGGGTAGGCGGGGTTGCCGTAGGCCGCGACCCCGAGCAGCGAGACCCCCGCCCGCGCCGCGTCCTCGACTACCGCGTCGAGCGCGCGAAAATCCCACTCCCCGGCCTTCTTCTCGAGGGCGTGCCAGGTGAAGTCCATGCGGGCGTGCCTGACGCCGAGGCCCCGCAGGAGCGCGAGCTGCCGGGCTCGCTCGGTGCGCGCCGCCCCTTCCTCTCCCCACGGCAACGCGTGCGCGAGGCCCACCCGCTCGACGAGCGGCGAGAGCCCGTCGTGCGGACCCAGCTCCGGAAAGCGCATGCCCTCGGGGTCCCCGTCGCACGCGGCACCCGCGAGGAGGAGCGCCAGGCAGCCGCCGAGGCGAGACACGAATCGGCGCGCGAAACGATGCGTCCTGCGACTGCGACGATGCGGCATGGACCCTCCCCGATCGACGGTCCGTCGCATGTGAGCCGCCGCACTGTCAAGGCGCGAGCGCGGGAGGGGTGTGATCGCATGCCGCCGGTCAAGGGTTCCGGGAGAGCTGATGGCACTGCCCTGGGAAAGGTGGGGGTGAGCGAGGGCGCGGGCGGGGGTGGACCGGTGCGGCGAAGAGGGGTGTTTGTGTGTTTGTTCGTGCAAGGACATCGCTTGACGTCAGACCAGCACTTTGCTAGTATTAGCCTTATTCATATTGGCACGAAAACGCAAATCCTCCTCGGGAGATGACCGGGCTTCTGGCACACGTCTGCCGGCGGGTTCTGCGAAACAGCTCCCGTTGCCACTGCGGGAGGCGACGGGGTGGGGCGGTAAGCGGAAGGGTGCGGGGCGGAAGAAGCAGCCGGGGAGCGGCCTCCCCCATCGGATGCGGCCGCTCCTCGCGAGCCGTTTTCCGGTGCACCTGACGATGAAGGTCGTGTCAGACCTGCCCAACCTGCGCGCCAAGCCGCAGCTCCGGCTGATCGAGGGTGCATTTCGGGCGGCGCTCGGCCGCCACGGGCTCAACCTCGCCCACTACTCGATCCAGAAGAACCACCTGCACCTCATCGCCGAGGCCAAGGACCGGGACGTCCTGATGAAGGGGCTCAGGGGCCTGGCGATTCGCCTCGCCCGGCGACTCAACGATAGCCTCGGGCGACACGGGCGGGTCTTCGCCGACCGCTACCACCAGCGCATCTTGAAAACGCCGAGCGAGACGAAGCGTGCCGTCGCCTACGTGCTCCAGAACCGACGGAAGCACTGCGTCGAGTGCGGCAAGTGGGTGCCCAGGCGCGAGCTCGATCCGTGCTCCTCGGCGCGCTATCTCGAGGGCGGCTGGAGGGATGTCGCGCCCGTGCCACCCTCGGGAGAGCCCACGGTCGGTGAGCCACGAACCTGGCTCCTGCACACGGGCTGGAAGCTGCGAGGGAAGCTGCGTACCGACGAAGTTCCAGGGCGCTGAGCCTCGAGAGGACGGCGGCCGGGCTCGCGACCGCCGGAGCACCGCCGCGGTCGGCGGGAAGAATCGGGGTGTCGGCCCGTAAGAGTGCGCGAACAGCCTCGCACGGAGCACAGGTGATGCAGCACGCAGCGGCTTCGCGACTTGTCGGCACCCTCGCGACGCTTCTTCTCGGCCTCGGTCAAGCGGCCTGCGAAGGCGGCGGCAACGCTCCCGGCGGAGACGGGGGAGCAGCCACGCAGACCGACGGTGGCGGCCCGGGCCCCTCGAGCTCGGACGGCGGCGCGGGCCCGGCAGCAGACGGCGGCCCTCGCCCGGACGGCGCGACAAGACGTGATGCGGCCCGTCGTCGCGACGGCGGAGCTCCCGTCGCAGACCAGCGGCGCGCTGCCGACACGGGGGGGGGCCCGAGCAAGGCGCAGGTCCAGCTCACCTACAGCGGCTGTCACCCGAGCTTCGCCGGCAACGTGTACGTCATACACAGCGGCGGGGTGCTCA from the Deltaproteobacteria bacterium genome contains:
- a CDS encoding mechanosensitive ion channel family protein, translated to MRPATRLVLTLALLGASLGAPYAALAQGATSPPVNPGLGPRPAELDASTPRAALGSFQRLTQAGDFARAAHLLDLRGVPAPQQATEGPRLARRLALLLHRVRGWNAGQLGVQAGGRADPGSRADDALVVQRRVNEHRVEIRLARVPLPGQAALWLFSAPTLAEVDGLYEAVGYGWAGDRLPPTFFTLELWSVQLWQWIGLLLAFFAALLLGWLIGTIAEKLLVRIVRLTRWTWDDLVPGAIRDPLRLASFALGFVIATGLLSLADTPQAVVLRLGKVLAIVAVGWLMVRALDVATEVLHRFFLERSDATGGAMVPVARRVVKPLLVVLVAAMALQNAGLNVAGLLAGLGIGGLALAMASKTTVENMLAGILIAVDRPFKVNDFIKAGEVSGTVEEIGLRSTRVRTLERTLVTVPNAQMSDARVENFTARDRIRLYLTLNLEYETTGDQLRLIIDELKRTLTAHPDVFQDMIRVRLLGYASSSVDVEVFCYVLTTEVYRFTAIKEELLFSFGQTVRQAGAAMAFPAQRVYETKVAPSEAGHGAEASRVVAERRQANTLCLPEVPEAVRDELRRPLRERDETETGGQGI
- a CDS encoding class I SAM-dependent methyltransferase; this encodes MTFKDHFSGHAGAYAAARPRYPAELFAELAARVASHALAWDVGTGNGQAAVGLAAHFDRVWATDASAEQLARAEPHARVTYRVAPAEASGLADAQVDLVTVAQALHWFELDAFYAEVRRVLRPSGCLAAWCYARCQVEGALGAALDAFYDEVVGPYWPPERRHVEAGYRTLPFPFAEEETPELALSVRWRLQELLAYVETWSALQRYRAARGEDPLLALAATLAPLWGEAEQPRAIVFPIFVRLGRRG
- a CDS encoding 3-isopropylmalate dehydratase large subunit; translated protein: MLEPSVAADPPRTLYEKLWQQHLVVREGDDPAILYVDLHLLNDVTSQAAFTGLRTRGVGVRRPARTLASMDHLVLTATDAPPTDELAARQLDQLARDCRDFGVALHAPGSGKQGVLAVLAPELGLIHPGMSVASGEAQIVACGAFGALPLPLLGSEVELVLATQCLVQRAAASARITISGSLGPCVTPKDLGLFLAAELGVGALEGQVVEYAGPTVRGLDMEGRMTLCNLSLASGARAALIAPDETTLAYLVGRCHAPKDRQWERLQRLIATLRSDEGAFFRNDLSVDVSAVPPMLSYGIEPSQSLPVTGRIPHPETLADEDARQRLVRALGYMGLEAGQALQGIAVDVVYLGSCSNGRLSDLRLAAQALSGRRVDPRVRLVVAPGAEPVAAQAEAEGLDRIFRAAGAEWRRPGCGLCMAAAHEAIPDGQVCLATTAGNYQGRQGPGARTLLASPLTAIATAVTGAVVDPRQVLSC
- a CDS encoding 3-isopropylmalate dehydratase small subunit produces the protein MLIVERFTSRVIALPRNDVTTDELLPPRFLTCPDKAGLGQHLFAELRLLPDGTPDPSFPLNQARPGKKPRVLMAGSRFGCGTPRDQAAGALVGAGFRAVVARSFAEAFAISALKSSLIPIALSAPDHAALVQELAAHPDLWLAIDLPAQAVQWPGGRPLRFAIDHYAKMCLISGNDDLAFVLKHARAVHEFEARRQEDFHE
- a CDS encoding enoyl-CoA hydratase/isomerase family protein, with translation MSELVTAHLEEGLGIVTLRRAEKRNAINDVVLEQLRGGLLRLEADPAARVILLRAEGPCFSGGIDFGWLAGAAQPGADAEGVRLRQLVRSIQGTLGLLETIEKPSIALIHGYCAGLGLELVLPCDFRIATEDALLGVPEIYLGLVPDCGGTTRLVRLVGAARAKQLILLGDTVTAAEAERMNLVHEVVAPADLEAAGRRLAARLLARPAAALGLAKRLIDVGQDLDRGTHQALEGLVQSVLVTSPNLPGHLAQGMAALRRPVKGAE